The proteins below come from a single Blastocatellia bacterium genomic window:
- a CDS encoding iron ABC transporter permease — MTPIPSAFKATETARAAAQPSSAEGDFSRPANEDLSSFTGRRAANRARPPRSLVTRRRVLVVSSLLAALLICVVLVALVLGSEPIEPGVILHRFVARILGQAEGRDSVVDVILFRIRLPRVALGILAGASLSVAGAVLQALLRNPLAEPYVLGISSGAALGAILSLVWLEVFPWARPLSAFAGAMATTLLVYGLSRGKTGMTTERLVLAGVIVATFLWSVIALILATWPDPRLRGLTFWLMGSVSGGGEGLLGLIAPALVLTLIGAYACARWLNLLLVGEEDARLLGVNVERVKTIAYVLASLMAGVTVSVTGAIGFVGLIVPHLVRLRWGSDNRLVIPAAALMGAIVIVAADTLARTVIAPRELPVGAVTALIGAPLFVYLLRKA; from the coding sequence ATGACGCCCATACCTTCTGCTTTCAAAGCGACGGAAACGGCTCGCGCTGCTGCTCAACCGTCGAGCGCGGAGGGCGACTTCTCTCGCCCGGCGAACGAGGATCTCTCTTCTTTTACCGGCCGACGCGCGGCGAACAGGGCACGGCCTCCGCGCTCATTGGTGACGCGGCGGCGCGTTCTGGTCGTCTCGTCCCTTCTGGCCGCCCTGCTGATTTGCGTCGTCCTCGTCGCCCTGGTACTGGGCAGCGAACCGATTGAACCGGGAGTGATCCTCCATCGCTTCGTCGCGCGGATACTCGGTCAGGCCGAAGGACGCGATTCCGTAGTTGACGTGATACTGTTTCGCATTCGACTTCCTCGCGTTGCGCTCGGTATACTGGCGGGAGCGTCGCTTTCGGTCGCCGGAGCCGTGCTTCAGGCGCTGTTGCGGAATCCCCTGGCCGAACCCTATGTCCTGGGAATCTCCAGCGGGGCCGCCCTGGGAGCAATCCTGTCTCTGGTCTGGTTGGAAGTATTTCCCTGGGCGCGACCGCTCTCGGCCTTTGCCGGTGCCATGGCGACGACGCTCCTCGTCTATGGGTTGAGTCGAGGGAAAACGGGCATGACGACCGAACGATTGGTCCTGGCCGGTGTGATCGTGGCGACTTTCCTCTGGTCGGTGATCGCCCTGATTCTGGCGACCTGGCCGGACCCCCGTCTGCGGGGGCTCACGTTCTGGCTGATGGGGTCGGTGAGCGGCGGCGGAGAGGGACTCCTGGGGCTCATCGCGCCCGCTCTCGTCCTCACGCTCATCGGGGCCTACGCCTGCGCTCGATGGCTGAATCTGCTTCTGGTGGGCGAAGAGGACGCGCGACTTCTCGGAGTGAACGTCGAGCGCGTCAAGACGATCGCGTATGTGCTGGCGTCGCTGATGGCGGGAGTCACGGTTTCGGTCACGGGCGCCATCGGATTCGTGGGATTAATCGTTCCTCATCTTGTGCGTCTGCGATGGGGAAGCGATAACCGTCTGGTCATCCCCGCCGCCGCTCTGATGGGTGCGATCGTCATCGTCGCCGCCGATACGCTGGCCCGCACGGTCATTGCTCCCCGCGAGTTGCCGGTGGGGGCTGTTACGGCGCTGATCGGCGCGCCGCTGTTTGTTTATCTTCTGCGTAAGGCGTGA